The nucleotide sequence TCTATCGAATGTTTTCGTTTGTTTCCACTTAAATACTTTTCCTTTTAGTTTTCTATTTTCTGTAGAATTAGGTATACTAAGAATAAATAAATTGTGTAGAGGTGACAGATATGAAATGGAGTAGACTTCTAGTAGCGGCTGGAATAGGTGCATTAGTTGGATATGTAGTGAAAGAACAGGTGAATACAACAACCTCTTATTCCCCGGAGAAAGCACTAAATTCGGCGAAGGAAGCTTTTCGTAAAGAAGGCCCAATTAGTGGGTCTTGGATATATATGAAAACGAAGGAATTAGTGAAGAATGGATTAACCTATACGGTTTACCATGGTGGTATTACAAGGACCGTTGAAGGGGAAGACACACCGTTTGAATTTTATGTAGATGCACATACAGGAACGATTGTAGAGGTAGCAGAATCTGCATAAGATCAAAGCTGTTGCAGCATGTTATCCACACTAAGCCCATTTTTTAATATCCTAGGCAAAGATTAAGGCGCTGGAGAATCGACTCTCCAACGCCTTTTTATTTTACAAAACGTGCCCTACAACGGTATATGGGCATTCCTTTATTCGAAAACTTTTCCTCATACTCTGTTTTCACATTCGTAGGATCCTCCATGGCATGTAAATCTAACACGACTTCCTCTAGAACTAGTCCAAACTGAGAAAAACTAACGAGCGAGTATTCGAAAAGTCCTTTATTATCGGTTTTTAAAACAATCTCACCGTCTTGCTTCAAAATATGACAGTATTGCTCCAAAAATGTTTTAAAGGTGAGTCTTCTCTTTTCATGCTTCGTTTTTGGCCAAGGATCAGAAAAGTTTAAATAAATTTTTTCGATTTCATGTTGGCCAAACATCTCACGTAAGTCCTTCGCATTTTCATTCACTAGACGAACGTTATCTTGTTCCGAATCCTTCACTTTTTGTACAGCACTGATAATAATGCTTTTAGCAATTTCAATTCCTACAAAATTTGTATCGGGATACTGCTTTGCCATTCCGGAAATAAATTGACCTTTTCCTGTTCCTATCTCCAAGTGAATGGGATGATCATTATGAAATACTTCATTCCAGTTTTCTTTATATTCAAAAGGTTGGTGGATAACAATATGATCATTCTCTTTCAGAAAATCATCCGCCCATGGCTTGTTTCTGGCTCTCATATCTACACTCCTCGATTGTATTTCGCTTAAAAGCGTACCACGATTTTTAAAAAAACAAAAGATAAATGAGAAATCTGAAGAATTAGCTAGGATAACG is from Radiobacillus kanasensis and encodes:
- the trmB gene encoding tRNA (guanosine(46)-N7)-methyltransferase TrmB — translated: MRARNKPWADDFLKENDHIVIHQPFEYKENWNEVFHNDHPIHLEIGTGKGQFISGMAKQYPDTNFVGIEIAKSIIISAVQKVKDSEQDNVRLVNENAKDLREMFGQHEIEKIYLNFSDPWPKTKHEKRRLTFKTFLEQYCHILKQDGEIVLKTDNKGLFEYSLVSFSQFGLVLEEVVLDLHAMEDPTNVKTEYEEKFSNKGMPIYRCRARFVK
- a CDS encoding PepSY domain-containing protein translates to MKWSRLLVAAGIGALVGYVVKEQVNTTTSYSPEKALNSAKEAFRKEGPISGSWIYMKTKELVKNGLTYTVYHGGITRTVEGEDTPFEFYVDAHTGTIVEVAESA